In Candidatus Manganitrophus morganii, the genomic window CGATGATCCGTCCGATCCAAATCCTGACCTCCGCCACCGAGCAGATCGGAAATGAGAGAGGCTACCCGCAAGTCAATTTGAAGCGAAACGATGAGCTGGGCGACCTCGGAAGACATTTTAACCGGATGATTGGGCAGATCCAAACGAAGGATGCGCTGCTTCGCCGGATGTACGATGAAGAGCGCGCCAGGGCGGAGATTCTCGAAGGATACAGTCAGACGCTTCTGAAAAGCATCCCGAGCGGAGTTTTGGGGGTGAATCTCAAAGGTGAGATCACCTCGTGCAACCCGGCGGCGGAGAACATCCTGGGTCTCTTTTCATCGGTCCTTCTGGATCAGCCGGTTCAGGGGCGGCTGGGTGTCTGCTCCCCCTTGGAAAAAATCATCATGATCGCAGTGACGACCGGGAGCGAGGCGGCCTGGGAAGAGTTCCCGGTCGAAGATCCCTCCAAGGGAAAACGATGGATCGGTGCGATGGCTTCCCCGATTAAAGACCAGGGCGGAAGAGAGATCGGCGCGACAGCCGTTTTTGCTGATCTCACCGAGGTGAAAAATCTTCAGGAGGAGGTCACGATGAAGCGGCAGATGGCGCTTCTCGGTGAGCTCTCCGCCGGGATGGCGCATGAAATTCGAAATCCGCTCGCCGCAATTCAGGCCTTGGGCGAACTGCTCAGCCGCAGGGTCAAGGGGAGAAGATCCCACCCGGACGGGACGGGCGCGTCCGATTCCGATGAGAGAGAGCTTGAAGAACTGAGTCGAGACCTGGTCGCGGAAATCAGGCATCTAAATCGGTTTGTCACGGAATTTCTGATTTATGCGCGAATGCCGCTCCTCCATTTTGAGAAAACGGATCTCCGGGAGATTGTCGACGCGGCCCTTTCATTGGCCGCTCCCTCGGGAAAACCGGAGGAGATCGTCGTTCGGAATAAAATCCCGGAGTCGTTCCCCAAGGTGTCTGTCGACCCGATTGAATTTCGGCGGGTCCTCCTCAACCTCATTCAGAATGCGTTTCAGGCAATGGGAAAAGAAGGAGAACTGCGGATCGAAGCCGAGATCGTCGACCCTTATTTCTTCCTTCGTATCTCCGATACAGGCCCGGGGATTCCCTCTGCACACCGGGAGAAGATCTTTCGCCCCTTTTTTACGACGAAGCAGGGAGGGACGGGACTGGGCCTTGCGATTTCCGAGCGGATTGTCCGTGGACATGGAGGAAGTCTGACTTTTGAAACAAGCGAAGGGAAGGGAACGGTTTTCTCCATCCAGATGCGTCTGGAGAAATCTACAGCGGAAGTTCACAATTCCATTATGGGGTAAACAATGATCCGAATGTTGATTGCGGAAGACAAAGAGGCGATGCGGCGATCCCTGGTCCGTCTTTTCTCTGAAAAAGGGCATGACGTCATCGAGGCGGGAAGCGGCGCGGAGGCGCTGGAGCGCTTTAACGAGATGGAGATCGATCTGGTGATTACCGATCTTCAGATGGGGGTGATCGACGGGCTCCAGGTTCTTCGCGAGGTTAAAAAAAGGGCACCGCAGACCCCGGTCTTGATGGTCACGGCGTTCGGAACGGTGGAGAGCGCCGTGGAGGCGATGCGGCAAGGGGCGTTTGATTATCTTCTCAAACCGTTTTCCCTGACCGAGATCGAAGCGCGGGTGGAGAAGGCCATAGAGCAACGAAGGCTCCTGACGGAAAACAGCTACCTGCGAGAAACACTCAATCGCGCCGTCGGCCGGATGATCGGCCGTTCGGACCGGATGCAGCAGATCTATCGACTCATAGAGAAGGTGGCCCCTCATCCCTCACCGGTTTTGATTCTCGGAGAGACCGGAACGGGAAAAGAGATGGTGGCGAGGGGGATCCACGAAATGGGCCCGCGCAAAGCCGGTCCGTTTATTGCGGTCAACTGCGGGGCGATCCCTGAGAATTTGCTGGAGAGCGAACTCTTTGGATATGAGAAAGGGGCCTTCACGGGGGCCGCGGCCCAAAAGAAAGGCCGGTTGGAGCTGGCCGAAGGGGGGACTCTTTTTCTGGATGAGGTCGGAGAGCTTCCCCTTCCCCTTCAGGTGAAACTCCTCCGATTTTTACAGGAGAGGGAAATTCAGCGGGTCGGCGGAACAAAAACCATCCGGGTCGACGTCCGGTTGATCGCTGCAACAAACCGCGATTTAAAAAGGGAAATCCAGGAGCATCGCTTCAGAGAAGACCTTTATTACCGAATTCGGGTGATTGAAATCAATCTCCCCCCCTTGAGAGAACGGCATGGAGATATACCGGAATTGACGGCGTACTTCTTGCAAAAGTTCAGTCGTGAGCTTCATAAGAGCCTCGAAATGCTCCCGGAGGCGCTCGACCTGCTGACCCTCTACGCCTGGCCCGGGAACGTGCGGGAGTTGGAGAATGTCATCGAACGGGCTGGCGTTCTTGCAGAGGGGGAGATCATTAAGGCGGGCGATCTTCCTCCGGAGCTCCAACTGGTTTCAACCCCTGCGGGATCGAATGGGGAGTCGACCGAGTTAGGCCTGACCGAGCGCTTGGAGATGTTAGAGCGTGACATTATCAAAAAGACCCTGGATGAGACGGCGGGAAATCAGACACAAGCGGCCAGGATGCTCCGGCTGCATCGCAGCTCGCTTCAGTATAAAATGCGCAAGTATGGGCTGTTGGATGAGGGGAGGGTTTAAAAGATTTTCGCGTTACGGTGTCATTTTAGCTATTTTGTGGTTCGCCATCGGGATCTCCTCCGGAATTTCTCACGCAGTGGATCGGTCTGATCCGCTTCTTGCAGAGATCCACGCCCTGGAGACGACGTTCCAGCAGGTATTGAATCAACTCGATCGGTCGGCGCGCCAATCCGAGGAGGTCTCGCGCGAGGTCCAAGCCCTCAAGTCGCAAAAAACGGCCGGCGTCCTTCATCAGATCCGGCTCGAAGGGCTTCTCTCCCGCTTGAGGGAAATCCTCCTCGATCGGCGGGAGTTGAAGAAACTGGAGCAGACGCTCCAATCCGAGCGTGAGAAAAAGGTCGAGCTTCTCTATGATTTGATGGGAGAGGAGATCAATTCTCTCCTTCGCGAGGCGGAGGGATCGATGCAACGGGGCGAGGGGCAGCGGGCCGACCAAATTCATCGCTCGGTGCTGGCCAAGATGCAGGCGCGCGAGGCGCTGCGGCGGCCCCGTTCGCTTCATATCGCCGCGCTTCCCGAGATTGAGGTGCCCGATCTGGAGGGGGCCTCCCCGGTCGAGATGAGGGAGATGGCGGTGTTGCTTAGAAACGACGCGGAAACACTCGACAAAAAACGGAAAGAAATAGAGGAAGAGAGACGGCTTCTTCTGGAAGAACTCAAGATCAAACGGACCCTGGCCCGAGTTCAGGGATTCCCCAGGGGGATCGAAAAAAAGCCGATCGACCGCCAGATCCAACTCCTGGAAGAGAGACTGGCCGTCCTCGATCAGGCGGTTGAGCGTTATGCAGAGCGGGTCGGGGCTCTATTTACCCTGTCGGACGTGATGCTGGCAAGATCGAAACGGGAAGAAGATCGTTTAAAGTAAGGGCGGCGGAGATGTTGCAGCGGGTGTTTCCATCAGAATTACCACTCGAACGCTTTTCCTGGGGACGCAAGGTTGCCACCTTGTTCTGTTCCTGGCTTGTCCTCGCCTCATGTGCCTCCAGTTTACACCTGCGGGGGCTGGAAGCAACCGCTCGGGAAGAGCATGGTGAGGCGGTTCGGTTTTATCTGGAACATCTGAAAAACCGTCCGGACGATCTCCGCGCCAGAAACGATCTGGGCGTCTCCTATTTGCGGAGCGGAGAGTATGATCTCGCCTTTCTCGAATTTCAGAAGGTCCTCGCCGCCGATCCGCGATATGTCCGGGCTTATTACAACATCGGATTGGTCTACAACTTCAAAAATCTTCCCGACGAGGAATTCAACGCCTATCTGCAGGCCTTGGAGATCGATCCGGGACATCTCCCCACCCGGTTAAACCTCGCCCATCTTTATATCGAACGGGGAGAGATCGCAAAGGCCAAAGAGATTTATGAAGAGGTGCTTCGTAATCATCCAAACCAGCCACGCGCCCTCTATAACCTCGCCCTGCTCTACGATCAGGATGGGAAAGGAAAGGATGCCTTCGCACTGCTTGAGCGGTTTTTACAGCAGGAACCCGATCCGGAATGGCGGCAAGAGGCTGAGGAACATTTAAAGCGGTTGAGAAAAGCGCACTAAGGAATTGAAGCTCCCAGCCGCAAGCAGCGTGGAATCTTCGACCCGAAAGGAGAAAACATCTATTTGTATTCGCGCGTCTAACCCGCGCCCCAAGGGGCGAGGAATGCGACGCGCGTGCGTGTTCATTTTTTACCTGATCGTTTGGAACAACATCCAAAATCCGATTAAAACGAATCCTGATCCGGAGATTGCCTTCAACACGATGGGCGAGACGATCGAGGAGATTTTTCCTCCGAAAATGACGGCAACGGCCGTGCTGAGAACCAGCGCCCCTGCGGAAGCGAAGAAAATCCCGGTCTTACCGACATTCTGATCTGTCGCATAGAAAAGCGTCGCAAGCTGCGTTTTGTCCCCCAGTTCGGCCAGAAAGACAGTTATGAAAATAATGACGAGTTTCTGCATTCCCGGCTCCTTCGTTAATAATCATGCCGCAATGTGGCCTCATGACGTCTTGGTTTTGTTCCGTATCCAATCACCGATGACGTTTTCGAGCGCGATCATCATAGCGATAATCTTCGTCCCGGGTCAAGATTCCCTGATCGTCACGCCCCCGGCTTCGAAGAGAACTTTTTCGATCTCCTTTGTAAGCCCGATGCTCTGAGGCTTCATCACGCGAACCCTCCTCAGGGCTTTTAATTCCAGATGGGGTGCTGTCTGATTGACTGTCATTGACAGAGATCTCTCCCCGCAATTTCACCCCTGCCTGAGCATCGTCCCGTCCGGCCGAAAAACAAGAAACCGATCCTAAGAGTGCGATGAAAAATCCTCCTGCCAAGATGACTGAATAATTAAATCGATTCATTATCTTTTCTCCCGAATGATTTTACCAGTGTTAACACACAGGAACGATGCAACTGAGATGCCGCTATCAATTCATAAAAACGAGAATGATTGCGGTTATCGACGAAATTTTTTCTTAGGTTCGGTGGGAGTTTTCACCCAATGTTGGGTTAAATCCCCCAAAAGGATTGCTGCCGCTGTTGGCTCCGGCAATGATGAACCAATCTATCGCCGGTTCTTTAAGGGGGAAAACCGGCGACCACTGCCGGAATCCCATCACCCCGCCGCCGGCATCCCCTTCACCGGGAATGTACCGCAGGGCGAGGAGATCGGTGTTGTAGAGCCGGGTCATCAATTTTTCTCTCTTTTTAGTTATCAATCGGTTCACCGCCCATTTTGAAGGAGGAAGCGCCGCTCCTGACGTCGATATTTTATCCCGGTTTGGAGATCGGCATACTGTTTGCTTTAGGGATCTGTTCATCGACAATCACGGCGGATCTAATCTTACTTAAAATAAGGAGTGCAAATATGAAAACACTTTTGAGGTTCTGGATGATGATCGTGATCGGACTGACCATCGCTGCCTGCGGCGGAGGGGGGGGCGAGGGGGGATCGGACGGAGGAGGAGCCGGAAACCCGACGTTGGGAATCTTATCGATTCAAAAATTGGGGGCGACGGCGATCCCCAATGAGAATGCGTCTTCAAAACCGGTTTTTGCGTCGAATCTTTTTGGAAAGGGATGGCGCTTGGGTCCGCGCCAGGCCTTCGCGCAGGCGGCGCCCTGCGTCTCCGATGCGCCGACCTCTTTTGCGGTTTCCGGCGGCAAGGTGTGGATCAACCAGGCCTATGCCATTGTCGATGAAGTCGAGTTCAACCGGGAACCGTCGAGCGCGACGAGCCCCGAGTTTGGCCCCTTCGCGCTCGACCTGACCAACACCGACGCCAACGTCGGAGAGGCGATCACGGTCGATGTGCCGGAGGGGAATTACAGCAGCGTGAAGTATCGGATCAAACGGATCGAAGATGAGGCGATGCCGATCCTCAATGTAAGCGATGCCGCCCTTTTTCGGTCGAAGGTTCTCGATAACAATACGAAGCGGCGGCCGAGCGTCTGGGTCGAGGGGGTGATCGGTATCGGATCGGAGGCCGCGGGGTTCTCTTCTTGCACAAGTTTCATATTCGTCACCGATCATCGCTGGGAGGTGATCATTCCTTTCAGCGGGGGTGCCTCCAGTCAGCCGACGCCGGTCGATGCCGTTCTCCTTTTTGATCTGTCGGGGGCGTTCAACGCAGCGCTGGCCGGATCGAGCGCGGAGGCCCTGTCGGCAGAGGTGGGACAGTGCTCTGCTGAAGTTGTCGATCGGGGCGAATGCATGGGATCGGTCTATCTCGACGGCCGGACCAAGGATGAGCGTCACGGAACGCCTCTCGCAAAAATCATCACCGGCGAGTTTCCCAAGCATACGGAGGTCTTCGCTCAGTCCGCCACCGCCACGAGGGGATTTGACGACAATCCATCTGTCTCCGACATGGTGGAGAGCACCGCACAGGCGGGCACGACCGTCATCGACGACAGCGCCGTGCGGGTGAGCGGCGACGACAACCCGTCCGTTTCGGACCTTGCCGAGACGCCTGGATAAATCAACCTGTCACAGCCGGGCGGCGGGGAATTCCCCCGCCGCCCGGAGCGGCGGACAAATCGCCTTTAAGATTTTTTCGTTCAGAGGCTCGCGCTTTCCTCTCTCAACAGCCCAAGCCCAAGGAAATATTCTTTCAACAACAGTGCGGCTCGTCATCCATGTGAGAAGAGAATGAAAAAACTGATGGTTTACTCGCACGACACCTTCGGCTTGGGGAACATCCGCCGGATGCTCTCGATCTGCAAATATTTGATCGACTCCATCCCCGATCTCTCGATCCTGATCGTTTCCGGCTCTCCGATGGTCCACACCTTCCGGATTCCGCAGCGGATCGACTACATCAAGCTCCCCTGTCTCCGTCGAACGGAACAAGAGGGGTACTCGGTAAAGTATCTCGGCACCGACATCGGGGAGACGATGCGGCTTCGCTCCGAATTGATTCTCTCCGCGGCCTCTCACTTCAAGCCCGATCTTTTCCTGGTCGACAAGAAGCCGTACGGCGTGAAAAAAGAATTAAAGGGAGTGCTCAACTATCTGAAGATCCATCTTCCCGAAACCAAACAGGTCCTCTTGCTCCGGGATATTCTCGACAGTCCGGAAGCGACGATCAAAGTCTGGAAGCAGAATCGATATCAAGAGGCGATCCGCCTCTTCTACGATCTGGTCCTGGTGGTCGGCTCGTCCGAGGTCTTCGATCCCAGGAAAGAGTATCGGATGCCCCCCTCCGTGTCCGGGAAGGTGCAGCTTTGCGGCTATATCCGCCGGGAGGCCGGCCTCATGGGACGCGATGCGGTCCGAAATGAGCTTCAGCTAACCGATGAGAAATTGGTCCTGGTCACACCGGGAGGAGGTGAAGACGGATATCGCCTCGTGAAGAGCTACCTCTCCGGCCTGGAGCACCTCCCGAAGGCTCTGAACATCCGCAGCCTGATCATCTGCGGACCGGAGATGCCCGAGGCGCAGAGAAAACAGTTGTTCCAAACGGCGGCCGGCAGACCGTCGGTGCAAATCACAGAATTTACCAATGACCTGATGAGCTATATGGACGCGTCCGACGTCGTCATTTCCATGGCCGGATACAATACGATCTGCGAAATCCTTTCGCTCAATAAGCGGGCCATTGTGGTTCCCCGGGTTCACCCGGTGAAGGAGCAGCTCCTTCGGGCGGAACGGATGGACCGGTTGGGACTTCTTCGTACGATTCATCCGGATCATCTTACGCCGCAAGCGCTGGCTCACGTCCTTCTGGAGGAACTCAGCGCGGAGGGAATTGGGCTCCCTCCCCCCCGATTCCCTCTCGAAATGAACGCGCTCCCTCAGATCCGGGATCGGATCTTACGGCTTCTATCCGATTCCGAGTCGATGGAAAATGACGACCAACCGGTCTATCGATTCGACCGTCCGGGCCCGGCTCAACCCGGAGATCATGTTCAACCTCTATCCGTTCAGTAGGTCAGGATGAAAAACATGCCGACAGAGCCAGCCGATCCATTTGAAATTGCCTATATCATGAAAGAATTTCCTCGTCTCTCCGAGACATTTATCTCGAACGAGATTTATCAGCTTGAAAAAGCGGGAACCAGATTGAGGGTTTTCTCAGTCAAAAAACCGGGGATACAGAAGCATCACGAGACGATCGATCAACTCAAGTCACCGGTCATTTATCTTCCGGAGGTCGGCTCCCTTTCGGAGACCCCCTTTCTCAAATGGCTTTGGGTTCATCTTCCCAAGTTTAGGAGAGATCACTTTCGCCTGTTCAGACTACGTCCGCGCGTTTACCTGAAGACGCTGAGAGAGGCGATGAAGATGAGCTTTCAGTATCGGTCGTCTTTCTTCGATCGACCGAAGAAGGTCTTCATTAAAGAATTTGTTCAGGCCGGATTGATTGCGCGGCAGGTGATCGAGGCAAGGAACATACGGCACCTGCACGCCCACTTTTGCCATGGCTCGACGACCATCGCGATGTTTGTCAGCCGGCTCACCGGCATCTCGTTCAGCTTTACGGCCCACGCCAAGGATATTTATCTGCGAAAGCTGAACCCAGGGGACCTGCTGAAGGAAAAAACCGAAAAAGCCGACTTTGTGGTGACCTGCACCGAGGCGAATCGCATTTATCTCAAAAGTCTCTGCCCGAAGGCCGAATCGATCTACACGGTTTACCACGGCCTGGACACCTCCTTTTTCATGCCTGATGAAGATCAGAAGACCTCCGAGCCGGTGCCGCTGATTCTGTCGGTAGGGCGCTTTGTCGAGAAGAAAGGCTTTGTTCATCTGGTCAGGGCGTGTGCGATTCTGAAAGAACGCGGCCATCCCTTCCGATGCAGGATCATCGGGGAGGCGGACGAGCAGAGCCCGCTGCTGAAAGAACTGATCGGGGATTTGGGGCTTGAAAAGATTGTTTCCTTGGAAGAGGCGGTGACCCACGAGGCGTTGAAGCGGATTTATGCGGAGTGCGCCGTCTTCGTTCTCCCCTGCCAGATCGTTGAGAACGGCGATCGCGACGGCATTCCGAATGTCCTGGTGGAAGCGATGTCGATGCGGCGGCCGGTCGTCTCCACGATGATCTCGGGGATTCCGGAGCTGATCGAGCACCGACGCAACGGCTTATTGGTCCCTCAGAAAGACCCCACCGAATTGGCCCTGGCGCTTGAAACGATCCTCAAAGATCCAGACTTGAGAACGCTGTTGGGCACCGCCGCCCGCAGAAGGGTCTGCACGCACTTTGATTCCACAAAGACCACGCAGGCGCTGAGAGCATTGTTTCTCTCGTCGATCAAAGAGGGGAGGCTTCGACCTTTATGACCCATCGGGGAAACCAGGCTCCGCCGAAAAAGGGGATCGGCCTTTTTCGCCGGTCTCAATGCTTCGAGACGGCCGAACAGGTTCTCACCTATTATCGAACACGGACGGAAATCGACTATTTTCCGGTCGTCGATGAGAATGAAACGGGGAGGGAAAAAATAGATGACATCCTGAGAAACCGGTTCGAGTTCAATCACGAGTCGCACCCATTGCCCGATCCGATCGACTGGAAAGCCAACCCCAGCCGGGATGTCGAATGGCTGATCCTCCTCCACAAATTTTATTACGCGGTCGGCCTTGGCATGGCTTACCGGGAAACCCAGGATCCTCGATACGCCGAGAAGTGGATGGCGCTAACCTCCTCC contains:
- a CDS encoding TMEM165/GDT1 family protein; this encodes MQKLVIIFITVFLAELGDKTQLATLFYATDQNVGKTGIFFASAGALVLSTAVAVIFGGKISSIVSPIVLKAISGSGFVLIGFWMLFQTIR
- a CDS encoding sigma-54 dependent transcriptional regulator, producing the protein MIRMLIAEDKEAMRRSLVRLFSEKGHDVIEAGSGAEALERFNEMEIDLVITDLQMGVIDGLQVLREVKKRAPQTPVLMVTAFGTVESAVEAMRQGAFDYLLKPFSLTEIEARVEKAIEQRRLLTENSYLRETLNRAVGRMIGRSDRMQQIYRLIEKVAPHPSPVLILGETGTGKEMVARGIHEMGPRKAGPFIAVNCGAIPENLLESELFGYEKGAFTGAAAQKKGRLELAEGGTLFLDEVGELPLPLQVKLLRFLQEREIQRVGGTKTIRVDVRLIAATNRDLKREIQEHRFREDLYYRIRVIEINLPPLRERHGDIPELTAYFLQKFSRELHKSLEMLPEALDLLTLYAWPGNVRELENVIERAGVLAEGEIIKAGDLPPELQLVSTPAGSNGESTELGLTERLEMLERDIIKKTLDETAGNQTQAARMLRLHRSSLQYKMRKYGLLDEGRV
- a CDS encoding tetratricopeptide repeat protein; the protein is MFCSWLVLASCASSLHLRGLEATAREEHGEAVRFYLEHLKNRPDDLRARNDLGVSYLRSGEYDLAFLEFQKVLAADPRYVRAYYNIGLVYNFKNLPDEEFNAYLQALEIDPGHLPTRLNLAHLYIERGEIAKAKEIYEEVLRNHPNQPRALYNLALLYDQDGKGKDAFALLERFLQQEPDPEWRQEAEEHLKRLRKAH
- a CDS encoding glycosyltransferase family 4 protein translates to MPTEPADPFEIAYIMKEFPRLSETFISNEIYQLEKAGTRLRVFSVKKPGIQKHHETIDQLKSPVIYLPEVGSLSETPFLKWLWVHLPKFRRDHFRLFRLRPRVYLKTLREAMKMSFQYRSSFFDRPKKVFIKEFVQAGLIARQVIEARNIRHLHAHFCHGSTTIAMFVSRLTGISFSFTAHAKDIYLRKLNPGDLLKEKTEKADFVVTCTEANRIYLKSLCPKAESIYTVYHGLDTSFFMPDEDQKTSEPVPLILSVGRFVEKKGFVHLVRACAILKERGHPFRCRIIGEADEQSPLLKELIGDLGLEKIVSLEEAVTHEALKRIYAECAVFVLPCQIVENGDRDGIPNVLVEAMSMRRPVVSTMISGIPELIEHRRNGLLVPQKDPTELALALETILKDPDLRTLLGTAARRRVCTHFDSTKTTQALRALFLSSIKEGRLRPL
- a CDS encoding ATP-binding protein produces the protein MTPPVQQSSRFGSINQPTFRSRLFFKFIIPYIFLIVTVFSFSGWLFFSSASEALDAELSRRLVGVADLIARTVNPAFLVRIQPGDEETSLYRLILEELEKIREATQVKDIHLFDRQNRVIVDLDGTQTIGEEDLLLQIDAYELDQVWRGRAVSSVLYRGRDSRFYKAGYAPLRDEQGRIIAGVGVEVGVDFMQIMDRIRRQFIGITLASGGLIILISFFLSRSMIRPIQILTSATEQIGNERGYPQVNLKRNDELGDLGRHFNRMIGQIQTKDALLRRMYDEERARAEILEGYSQTLLKSIPSGVLGVNLKGEITSCNPAAENILGLFSSVLLDQPVQGRLGVCSPLEKIIMIAVTTGSEAAWEEFPVEDPSKGKRWIGAMASPIKDQGGREIGATAVFADLTEVKNLQEEVTMKRQMALLGELSAGMAHEIRNPLAAIQALGELLSRRVKGRRSHPDGTGASDSDERELEELSRDLVAEIRHLNRFVTEFLIYARMPLLHFEKTDLREIVDAALSLAAPSGKPEEIVVRNKIPESFPKVSVDPIEFRRVLLNLIQNAFQAMGKEGELRIEAEIVDPYFFLRISDTGPGIPSAHREKIFRPFFTTKQGGTGLGLAISERIVRGHGGSLTFETSEGKGTVFSIQMRLEKSTAEVHNSIMG